In Oryza brachyantha chromosome 2, ObraRS2, whole genome shotgun sequence, a single window of DNA contains:
- the LOC102712501 gene encoding myb-related protein 340-like, with protein MEGQQFAWGREEGGWRKGPWTAQEDKLLVEYVRQHGEGRWNSVAKITGLKRSGKSCRLRWVNYLRPDLKRGKITPQEESVILELHALWGNRWSTIARSLPGRTDNEIKNYWRTHFKKGKPSKNIERARARFLKQRREMQQQKQKMLGQDDDAASAVEDNRSAEAAPPAASLAHDDVDGLQIMQEMPDMDDLLYYHPAADMSSPYSYDDLLGGGGGAATISAGGAAASTSDVGSSEELDGGAATWGSLWNLDDVVHDVMIDGGAGCWGSFPPLQDQGLGYY; from the exons ATGGAAGGGCAGCAGTTTGCTtgggggagggaggaaggagggtGGAGGAAAGGGCCATGGACAGCGCAGGAAGACAAGCTGCTGGTCGAGTACGTGAGGCAGCACGGCGAAGGGAGGTGGAATTCTGTCGCCAAAATCACAG GTCTGAAGAGAAGTGGCAAGAGCTGCAGGCTTCGTTGGGTGAACTATCTGAGACCTGACCTCAAGAGAGGCAAGATCACACCGCAGGAGGAGAGCGTCATCCTTGAGCTGCACGCCCTGTGGGGAAACAG ATGGTCAACGATCGCGCGTAGCCTGCCCGGTAGGACGGACAACGAGATCAAGAACTACTGGAGGACGCACTTCAAGAAGGGCAAGCCGTCCAAGAACATCGAGCGGGCGAGGGCTCGTTTCCTGAAGCAGCGCCGCGagatgcagcagcagaagcagaagatgCTCGGCcaagacgacgacgccgccagcGCGGTGGAGGACAACCGTAGTGCGGAGGCCGCGCCACCAGCCGCCTCGCTAGCGcacgacgacgtcgacggtCTGCAGATAATGCAGGAGATGCCGGACATGGACGACCTGCTGTACTACCACCCCGCCGCAGACATGTCGTCGCCCTACTCCTACGAcgacctcctcggcggcggcggcggcgccgccaccatcagcgctggtggcgccgccgcctcgacgaGCGACGTCGGGTCCAGCGAggagctcgacggcggcgccgccacgtgGGGCAGCCTGTGGAACCTCGACGACGTGGTGCATGACGTGatgatcgacggcggcgccggctgctgGGGCAGCTTCCCTCCGCTGCAGGACCAAGGCCTCGGTTACTACTAG